A region of Leclercia adecarboxylata DNA encodes the following proteins:
- a CDS encoding AI-2E family transporter, translating into MIITPPDKTGLPPTDKAGLHILMKLACLVIILAGIHAAADILVQLLLALFFAIVLNPLVTWFLRRGVSRPVAITIVVLVMLIGLTALFGVLAASLNEFAAMLPKYNKELTRKIVDLQQMFPFLNLHISPERMLRRMDSEKVMTFATALMTQLSGAMASILLLVMTVVFMLFEVRHVPYKMRFALNNPQIHIAGLHRALKGVSHYLALKTLLSLWTGAIVWLGLALLGVQFALMWGVLAFLLNYVPNIGAVISAVPPMIQAFLFNGFYECMMVGALFLVVHMVLGNIVEPRMMGHRLGMSTLVVFLSLLIWGWLLGPVGMLLSVPLTSVCKIWMETTKGGSKLAILLGPGRPKSRLPG; encoded by the coding sequence ATGATCATCACACCACCCGATAAAACGGGTCTTCCGCCCACTGATAAAGCGGGTCTCCATATTTTGATGAAGCTGGCCTGTCTGGTCATCATCCTGGCAGGCATTCACGCCGCAGCAGATATTCTCGTACAGCTCTTGCTGGCGCTCTTTTTCGCCATCGTCCTTAACCCTCTCGTCACCTGGTTTTTGCGCCGGGGGGTGAGCCGTCCTGTCGCCATCACCATTGTGGTGCTGGTGATGCTGATTGGCCTGACGGCGCTGTTTGGGGTGCTGGCGGCCTCGCTCAATGAATTTGCCGCCATGCTGCCGAAATACAACAAAGAGCTGACGCGCAAGATTGTCGATCTGCAGCAGATGTTCCCGTTCCTCAACCTGCATATCTCCCCGGAGCGCATGCTGAGACGGATGGACTCGGAAAAGGTGATGACCTTTGCCACGGCGCTGATGACCCAGCTGTCCGGGGCGATGGCCAGCATCCTGCTGCTGGTGATGACCGTGGTGTTTATGCTGTTTGAAGTGCGCCACGTGCCGTACAAAATGCGTTTCGCCCTCAATAATCCGCAGATCCATATCGCCGGTTTACACCGCGCGCTGAAGGGCGTTTCCCACTATCTGGCGCTGAAAACGCTGTTAAGCCTGTGGACCGGGGCCATCGTCTGGCTGGGGCTGGCGCTGCTGGGGGTACAGTTTGCCCTGATGTGGGGCGTGCTGGCCTTCCTGCTGAACTATGTTCCCAACATCGGGGCGGTGATTTCCGCCGTGCCGCCGATGATCCAGGCGTTTCTGTTTAACGGTTTTTACGAATGCATGATGGTGGGCGCGCTGTTCCTGGTGGTCCACATGGTGCTGGGCAATATCGTCGAGCCGCGCATGATGGGCCACCGGCTGGGGATGTCCACCCTGGTGGTATTTCTGTCGTTATTGATCTGGGGCTGGTTACTCGGTCCGGTAGGAATGTTACTGTCCGTGCCGCTCACCAGCGTCTGTAAGATCTGGATGGAGACCACCAAGGGCGGGAGCAAACTGGCGATCCTGCTCGGGCCAGGCAGACCGAAAAGCAGGCTACCGGGATAA
- a CDS encoding beta-ketoacyl synthase chain length factor, whose protein sequence is MKFALNILDWQARAPGLCDASQWQAWSQGLHAIDPAAPQAKLSELPMMTARRLSSGSKLAVECGMAMVRKHAIDAVVYTSRHGELERNYRLLHALATGQDVSPTDFAMSVHNSAVGNLTIAARQPIVSSSLSAGMDTFQQGLCEVLSLLHAGYKRVLMVDFDGALPDFYRPSLPEQMPAWPYALALVIEAGNDLCCETRPARCDEELPLPQSLLFLRHYLGDDAQFAVPGERLRWQWTRA, encoded by the coding sequence ATGAAATTTGCACTTAACATTCTCGACTGGCAAGCCAGAGCGCCAGGCCTTTGTGATGCCAGTCAGTGGCAGGCATGGTCACAGGGTCTGCACGCCATCGATCCTGCTGCGCCGCAGGCCAAACTGTCCGAACTGCCGATGATGACCGCCCGCCGCCTGAGCTCGGGCAGCAAGCTGGCGGTGGAGTGCGGGATGGCGATGGTGAGAAAGCACGCCATCGACGCCGTGGTCTACACCAGCCGTCATGGCGAGCTGGAGCGTAACTATCGTCTCCTGCATGCCCTGGCGACCGGGCAGGATGTCTCCCCCACCGACTTCGCCATGTCGGTGCACAACTCCGCGGTGGGCAATCTCACCATCGCCGCGCGTCAGCCGATTGTCTCCTCGTCGCTCTCCGCCGGCATGGACACCTTCCAGCAGGGGCTGTGCGAGGTGCTGAGCCTGCTGCATGCCGGGTATAAGCGGGTGTTGATGGTGGATTTCGACGGCGCCCTGCCCGACTTTTACCGCCCTTCGCTTCCAGAGCAGATGCCCGCCTGGCCCTATGCCCTGGCGCTGGTTATCGAGGCCGGTAACGACCTGTGCTGCGAAACCCGCCCTGCCCGCTGCGACGAAGAGCTCCCCCTGCCGCAGAGCCTGCTGTTCCTGCGCCACTACCTGGGTGACGATGCGCAGTTTGCGGTGCCTGGCGAGCGCCTGCGGTGGCAGTGGACGCGGGCATGA
- a CDS encoding LolA family protein, with amino-acid sequence MKWLPLLALLVSPWVSAVTLDELQQRFTEQPVVRAHFEQTRTIKDLPQPLRSSGEMLIARDNGLLWDQKAPFPMTLLLDDKRMVQTINGQPPQTITADNNPQMFQFNHLLRALFQADRKVLEENFRIDFKDLGNGRWSLVLTPTTTPLDKIFASMDLGGATYLESIVLNDKQGDRTDITLSRHQLTPASLTDAERQRFAAP; translated from the coding sequence ATGAAGTGGTTACCCCTGCTTGCCCTGCTGGTCAGCCCGTGGGTCAGCGCCGTGACGCTGGATGAGCTGCAGCAACGCTTTACCGAACAGCCGGTGGTGCGCGCCCACTTTGAGCAGACCCGCACCATCAAGGACCTGCCCCAGCCGCTGCGCTCCAGCGGCGAGATGCTGATCGCCCGGGATAACGGCCTGCTGTGGGATCAAAAAGCGCCCTTTCCGATGACGCTGCTGCTGGACGACAAGCGGATGGTGCAGACCATCAATGGACAGCCGCCGCAGACCATCACCGCCGACAATAATCCGCAGATGTTCCAGTTCAACCATCTGCTGCGCGCCCTGTTCCAGGCCGATCGCAAGGTACTGGAGGAGAACTTCCGCATCGATTTTAAAGACCTCGGTAATGGCCGCTGGTCGCTGGTGCTGACCCCCACCACCACGCCGCTGGACAAGATTTTCGCCTCGATGGATCTGGGTGGCGCGACCTACCTGGAGTCCATTGTGCTGAACGACAAGCAGGGCGACCGCACCGATATCACCCTATCCCGCCACCAGCTCACGCCCGCCAGCCTGACCGATGCCGAACGCCAACGCTTTGCCGCACCGTAA
- a CDS encoding acyl-CoA synthetase encodes MHNPLPLNQWLNAPRPDDTPVAWSGDRRWTLGELRYDVHALMARLQQQEGERWALCFDDSYLFIVALLATLHAGKTPVLPGHSRESQLDEQKALFSGVLSDRTLNVSGPLLVVSSACRRATTFTPLPLIEDARVIELFTSGSTGVPERIGKTIAQLDQEARLLAARFGERIQGCSVVSSVVPQHLYGLTFRIVLPMALGLVLHTGMLAYAEQLAALEGDKRYLFISSPAFLKRLDPQLAPPPVAVLVSAGGVLEWAAACETQRWLGLWPDEIYGSSETGVLAWRYRQAEADLWQPFPGVIFTRDNDALRVSSLLIDADGVLLDDRLQFADNGQFSIVGRRGRVVKIEEKRISLNEIEQRLLALDGIREAAALPVTRGGRQGIGVLLVLSEAARQRSSKTQILAWRRALRPWLEPVAIPRYWRIVDEMPVNSMNKRVYAQLQELFHEDP; translated from the coding sequence ATGCATAACCCTCTGCCTTTGAACCAGTGGCTGAACGCCCCCCGCCCGGACGACACCCCTGTCGCCTGGTCCGGCGATCGTCGCTGGACGCTGGGGGAGCTGCGCTACGACGTCCACGCCCTGATGGCTCGTTTACAGCAGCAGGAAGGCGAGCGCTGGGCGCTCTGCTTTGACGACAGTTATCTGTTTATCGTCGCCCTGCTGGCGACCCTGCACGCGGGCAAAACCCCGGTGCTGCCCGGCCACAGCCGCGAATCGCAGCTCGACGAACAAAAGGCGCTGTTCAGCGGCGTGCTGAGCGACAGAACGCTTAACGTCAGTGGTCCCCTGCTGGTGGTCAGCTCTGCCTGTCGCCGTGCCACCACCTTCACGCCGCTGCCGCTTATTGAAGACGCCCGCGTTATCGAGCTGTTCACCTCCGGTTCGACCGGGGTGCCCGAGCGGATAGGCAAAACCATCGCCCAGCTTGACCAGGAAGCCCGCCTGCTGGCGGCCCGCTTCGGGGAGCGAATTCAGGGTTGCTCCGTCGTCTCCTCGGTGGTGCCGCAGCATCTTTACGGCCTGACGTTTCGTATCGTGCTGCCGATGGCGCTGGGGCTGGTACTACACACAGGGATGCTCGCCTACGCCGAGCAGCTGGCGGCGCTGGAGGGCGATAAGCGCTACCTGTTCATCAGCAGCCCGGCGTTTCTGAAGCGGCTTGATCCACAGCTTGCTCCGCCGCCCGTCGCGGTGCTGGTTTCGGCCGGGGGCGTGCTGGAATGGGCAGCAGCCTGTGAAACCCAGCGCTGGCTGGGGCTGTGGCCGGATGAAATTTACGGCAGCAGCGAAACCGGGGTGCTCGCCTGGCGCTATCGTCAGGCGGAGGCGGATCTCTGGCAGCCTTTTCCGGGTGTCATATTTACCCGCGATAATGACGCCCTGCGCGTCAGCTCCCTGCTGATTGATGCGGACGGCGTGCTGCTCGACGACAGGTTGCAGTTTGCCGATAATGGCCAGTTCAGCATTGTCGGCCGCCGGGGCCGGGTGGTGAAAATCGAAGAGAAGCGCATTTCGCTCAATGAGATCGAGCAGCGTCTGCTGGCGCTGGACGGCATCCGCGAGGCGGCGGCGCTGCCGGTGACCCGCGGCGGACGACAGGGGATTGGCGTGCTGCTGGTCCTGAGCGAAGCCGCTCGCCAGCGCAGCAGTAAAACGCAGATCCTCGCCTGGCGACGCGCCCTGCGGCCGTGGCTGGAGCCGGTCGCCATCCCCCGCTACTGGCGCATTGTTGATGAGATGCCGGTGAACAGTATGAACAAGCGTGTCTATGCGCAGTTACAGGAGTTATTTCATGAAGATCCATGA
- a CDS encoding lysophospholipid acyltransferase family protein, giving the protein MNAVRAALSRGWRLVMTGLCFVLFGVGGLLLSLVWFNLLNLVQRDRARRRRLARRSIAASFRTFLTVARALGVLDYRFDNLDVLRQERGCLVVANHPTLIDYVLIASVMPETDCLVKGALLRNPFLSGAIRAADYLINSEADTLLSACQQRLSQGDTLLIFPEGTRTQAGKAITLQRGAANIAVRCASDLRLVLIHCSEHLLDKQSRWYDIPPNKPFFTVDVRERVNINDFYDAAVQEPALAARQLNRHLQHRLTAGLQSLSGINDASALPGN; this is encoded by the coding sequence ATGAACGCTGTCCGGGCGGCGCTGAGCCGCGGCTGGCGGCTGGTGATGACCGGTCTGTGCTTCGTGCTGTTTGGCGTGGGCGGGCTGCTGCTGTCCCTGGTGTGGTTCAACCTGCTGAACCTGGTCCAGCGGGATCGCGCCCGTCGTCGTCGCCTCGCCCGACGCAGCATTGCCGCCAGCTTCCGGACGTTTTTAACCGTGGCGCGCGCGCTCGGCGTGCTGGATTACCGCTTCGACAATCTCGACGTGCTGCGCCAGGAGCGCGGCTGTCTGGTGGTGGCGAACCATCCGACGCTGATCGACTACGTGCTTATCGCCTCGGTGATGCCGGAAACCGACTGCCTGGTGAAAGGCGCCCTGCTGCGCAACCCCTTTCTCAGCGGGGCGATCCGGGCGGCGGATTACCTGATCAACAGCGAGGCCGACACGCTTCTGAGCGCCTGTCAGCAGCGGCTGAGCCAGGGCGACACCCTGCTGATCTTCCCGGAAGGGACGCGCACGCAGGCGGGAAAAGCCATTACCCTGCAGCGCGGCGCGGCGAACATTGCGGTGCGGTGCGCCAGCGACCTGCGGCTGGTGCTGATCCACTGCAGCGAGCATCTGCTCGATAAACAGAGCCGGTGGTATGACATACCGCCGAACAAACCCTTTTTCACGGTCGATGTCCGTGAGCGGGTGAATATTAATGATTTTTACGATGCAGCAGTTCAGGAGCCCGCTCTGGCGGCCAGACAGCTCAACCGGCACCTGCAGCATCGCTTAACAGCCGGTCTTCAATCTTTGTCAGGAATTAATGATGCAAGCGCTCTACCTGGAAATTAA
- a CDS encoding acyl carrier protein yields MTTEQKSVYQEVTSLLITLFEVAPDDITPEARLYEDLELDSIDAVDMVVHLQKRTGARIKPETFKSVRTVQDVVDAVEKLLREA; encoded by the coding sequence ATGACGACTGAACAAAAATCCGTTTATCAGGAAGTGACCTCCCTGCTGATCACCCTGTTTGAAGTTGCGCCCGATGACATCACCCCTGAGGCGCGCCTGTACGAAGATCTTGAGCTGGACAGCATCGACGCCGTCGACATGGTAGTGCATCTGCAGAAGCGCACCGGTGCCCGCATCAAACCGGAAACCTTCAAGTCGGTGCGTACCGTGCAGGACGTGGTGGATGCGGTAGAAAAACTGCTGCGCGAAGCCTGA
- a CDS encoding glycosyltransferase family 2 protein yields the protein MPLTFRPCILIPCYNHGATMASVLACLAPYQLPVIVVDDGSDLSTRQELDRLAAEDPQMTLVRLTHNSGKGAAVIRGLKVCAGAGFTHAVQVDADGQHALEDIPRLLALAERHPTALISGQPIFDASIPRSRLYGRWVTHVWVWIETLSLQLKDSMCGFRVYPVAPTLRLVNSVPLGKRMDFDTEVMVRLYWQGNTSYFLPTRVTYPENGVSHFDALHDNLRISWMHTRLFCGMLPRIPSLLFRRRTQHWAKQQEVKGLYGMRLMLRVWQLLGRRAFTLLLWPVIAVYWLTARPARQASQQWIARVSETLAQRQQPKPARLNSFFHFMRFGNAMLDKVASWQGELKLDRDILFAPGAREKLDLTVPQGKLLLASHLGDVEACRALAQIKGGKTVNALVFSDNAQRFKQIMQEMAPQAGLNLIPVTDIGPETAILLKEKIDRGEWVTIVGDRIAVDPQRGGNWRVVWSEFMGQPAPFPEGPFILASLMRCPVVLIFALRQQQKLHIHCEDFADPLLLPRGERQQALQQTVDRYAKRLEHYALQAPLDWFNFFDFWRLPDAKEKE from the coding sequence GTGCCGTTAACCTTCCGCCCCTGCATCCTGATCCCCTGCTACAACCACGGGGCGACAATGGCGAGCGTGCTGGCCTGCCTGGCGCCCTATCAGCTGCCGGTGATTGTGGTGGATGACGGCAGCGACCTCAGCACCCGTCAGGAACTGGACAGGCTGGCCGCCGAAGATCCGCAGATGACGCTGGTGCGGCTGACCCACAACAGCGGCAAAGGCGCGGCGGTGATCCGCGGCCTGAAGGTCTGCGCCGGGGCCGGTTTTACCCATGCGGTGCAGGTGGATGCCGACGGTCAGCACGCGCTGGAGGACATTCCCCGGCTGCTGGCGCTGGCCGAACGCCACCCGACGGCGCTGATCTCCGGCCAGCCAATCTTTGATGCCTCGATCCCCCGCTCGCGCCTGTATGGCCGCTGGGTCACCCACGTCTGGGTGTGGATCGAAACCCTGTCATTACAGCTTAAGGACAGCATGTGCGGCTTTCGGGTCTACCCGGTAGCCCCCACGCTACGGCTGGTAAACAGCGTGCCCCTTGGCAAGCGGATGGATTTTGACACCGAAGTGATGGTCCGCCTCTACTGGCAGGGCAATACCAGCTATTTCCTGCCCACCCGGGTGACCTACCCCGAGAATGGCGTCTCCCATTTCGATGCCCTGCACGACAACCTGCGTATCTCGTGGATGCACACCCGGCTGTTCTGCGGCATGCTGCCGCGCATCCCTTCTCTGCTGTTCCGCCGCCGCACTCAGCACTGGGCGAAGCAGCAGGAGGTGAAAGGGCTGTACGGCATGCGCCTGATGCTGCGGGTCTGGCAGCTGCTGGGCCGCCGGGCCTTTACCCTTCTGCTGTGGCCGGTGATTGCCGTCTACTGGCTTACCGCCCGTCCGGCGCGGCAGGCGTCGCAGCAGTGGATCGCCCGGGTGAGCGAGACGCTGGCCCAGCGCCAGCAGCCAAAGCCCGCGCGCCTGAACAGCTTTTTCCACTTCATGCGCTTTGGCAATGCGATGCTGGACAAAGTCGCCAGCTGGCAGGGCGAACTCAAACTGGACCGGGACATACTTTTTGCGCCGGGCGCCCGGGAAAAGCTCGATTTGACCGTGCCGCAGGGCAAGCTGCTGCTGGCCTCCCATCTCGGGGATGTCGAGGCGTGCCGCGCCCTGGCCCAGATCAAAGGGGGCAAAACCGTCAATGCGCTGGTGTTCAGCGATAACGCCCAGCGTTTCAAACAGATCATGCAGGAGATGGCCCCCCAGGCCGGACTAAACCTGATCCCGGTGACCGACATCGGCCCGGAAACCGCCATCCTGCTGAAAGAGAAGATCGATCGCGGGGAGTGGGTAACGATCGTCGGGGATCGGATCGCCGTCGATCCGCAGCGCGGCGGCAACTGGCGCGTGGTGTGGAGCGAATTCATGGGCCAGCCCGCGCCGTTCCCCGAGGGGCCGTTTATCCTCGCCTCGCTGATGCGCTGCCCGGTGGTGCTGATCTTCGCCCTGCGCCAGCAGCAGAAGCTGCATATCCACTGCGAAGACTTTGCCGATCCGCTGCTGTTACCGCGCGGCGAGCGCCAGCAGGCGTTACAGCAGACCGTCGACCGCTATGCTAAGCGGCTGGAGCACTATGCCCTGCAGGCCCCGCTCGACTGGTTTAATTTTTTCGATTTCTGGCGTCTGCCGGATGCCAAAGAGAAGGAGTAA
- a CDS encoding acyl-CoA thioesterase, whose translation MLTDPRFTTEVELTIPFHDVDMMGVVWHGNYFRYFEVAREALLNQFDYGYRQMKASGYLWPVVDTRVKYRDVLTFEQRIRVRAHIDEFENRLRIVYQIFDAASGKRTTTGYTIQVAVEEKSRELCFVSPAVLFERMGVTP comes from the coding sequence GTGCTGACCGATCCCCGCTTTACCACTGAAGTAGAGCTGACCATACCGTTTCACGACGTCGATATGATGGGCGTGGTGTGGCACGGCAACTATTTCCGCTATTTTGAGGTCGCCCGCGAGGCCCTGCTCAACCAGTTCGATTATGGCTATCGCCAGATGAAAGCGTCCGGCTATCTCTGGCCGGTGGTGGATACCCGGGTGAAATACCGCGATGTCCTGACCTTCGAGCAGCGCATCCGCGTCCGGGCCCATATCGACGAGTTCGAGAACCGCCTGCGCATTGTCTATCAGATTTTTGACGCCGCCAGCGGCAAGCGAACCACCACCGGTTACACCATTCAGGTGGCGGTAGAGGAGAAGAGCCGCGAGCTCTGCTTTGTCAGCCCGGCCGTGCTGTTCGAGCGCATGGGAGTGACGCCATGA
- a CDS encoding phosphopantetheine-binding protein yields the protein MQALYLEIKNLIITTLNLDELTAEDIDTDAPLFGDGLGLDSIDALELGLAVKNQYGVVLSAESEEMRQHFYSVATLASFITAQRA from the coding sequence ATGCAAGCGCTCTACCTGGAAATTAAAAATCTTATTATTACGACCCTGAATCTGGACGAATTGACCGCAGAGGATATCGATACGGATGCCCCGTTGTTTGGCGATGGGTTGGGGCTCGACTCGATCGATGCCCTTGAACTGGGTCTGGCGGTAAAAAACCAGTACGGCGTGGTGTTATCTGCCGAAAGCGAAGAGATGCGTCAGCACTTCTATTCCGTTGCCACCCTGGCCTCTTTCATTACTGCCCAACGCGCCTGA
- a CDS encoding hydroxymyristoyl-ACP dehydratase: protein MKIHEIGRHQAQPQHLEIVLHLDPALFWFQGHFAVQPLLPGVAQLDWVMHYATTLLAPEYRFHSIQNVKFQAPLLPDATVTLLLDWNAERQMLTFSYQRHDGDARHTASSGKIRLCR, encoded by the coding sequence ATGAAGATCCATGAAATCGGGCGCCATCAGGCACAACCTCAGCATCTTGAGATCGTCCTGCACCTCGACCCGGCGCTGTTCTGGTTCCAGGGCCATTTTGCCGTGCAGCCGCTGCTGCCGGGCGTGGCCCAGCTCGACTGGGTGATGCACTACGCCACCACGCTGCTGGCCCCGGAGTACCGTTTTCACAGCATTCAGAACGTGAAGTTCCAGGCACCGCTGCTGCCTGACGCCACCGTGACGCTGCTCCTCGACTGGAACGCGGAGCGCCAGATGCTCACCTTCAGCTATCAGCGCCACGATGGCGACGCGCGCCACACGGCCAGCAGCGGGAAGATTCGCCTGTGCCGTTAA
- a CDS encoding methyltransferase: MYEKDSLSALEAITEAQRIAFAPMLFQTALCLRNSGVLAWLDQQGQRGATLEEIVANSTLGDYGVGVLLDMGLSGRIVTHSDGRYYLAKIGHYLLHDSMTRVNMDFTQDVCYQGLFHLADSLKAERPAGLAVFGDWPTIYPALSALPDQARRSWFAFDHFYSDGAFDAALPLIFASKPTKLYDVGGNTGKWALRCCRYDENVAVTLLDLPQQIALAQENIAKAGLSHRIGFHPVDMLSDAALPDDADVWWMSQFLDCFSPDQIVTLLSNVAKVMKPGARLCILEPFWDAQRFEAAAFSLNATSLYFTCMANGNSRFYSAEKFYHYLEQAGFRVEERHDNLGVGHTLLICQKND, from the coding sequence ATGTACGAAAAAGACAGCCTCAGCGCGCTTGAGGCTATCACTGAAGCGCAACGTATCGCCTTTGCCCCGATGCTGTTCCAGACCGCGCTCTGCCTGCGTAATTCCGGGGTACTCGCCTGGCTGGACCAACAGGGCCAGCGCGGCGCGACGCTTGAGGAGATCGTGGCCAACAGCACCCTCGGCGACTATGGCGTCGGGGTTCTGCTGGATATGGGGTTAAGCGGGCGGATAGTGACCCACAGCGACGGCCGCTACTATCTGGCGAAAATCGGCCACTATCTGCTGCACGACAGCATGACCCGCGTAAACATGGATTTCACCCAGGACGTTTGCTACCAGGGGCTGTTTCACCTTGCCGATTCCCTGAAAGCGGAGAGACCGGCGGGGCTTGCGGTCTTTGGCGACTGGCCGACCATTTATCCGGCGCTCTCTGCCCTGCCCGACCAGGCGCGACGGAGCTGGTTTGCGTTCGATCACTTCTATTCCGACGGCGCATTCGACGCCGCGTTGCCCCTTATATTCGCAAGCAAGCCGACAAAATTGTACGATGTCGGCGGCAATACGGGTAAATGGGCGCTACGCTGCTGTAGATACGATGAAAATGTCGCCGTTACGCTGCTCGATCTGCCGCAGCAAATTGCACTGGCCCAGGAAAATATCGCAAAAGCAGGATTATCTCATCGTATTGGGTTCCATCCTGTCGATATGCTTAGCGACGCTGCTCTGCCGGATGACGCTGATGTCTGGTGGATGAGCCAGTTTCTGGACTGCTTCTCTCCCGATCAGATTGTGACCCTGCTGAGCAACGTGGCGAAGGTGATGAAGCCGGGTGCCCGCCTGTGCATCCTGGAACCGTTCTGGGATGCGCAACGATTCGAAGCGGCCGCCTTCAGCCTGAACGCCACCTCGCTCTATTTCACCTGCATGGCGAACGGCAACAGCCGTTTTTACAGCGCAGAGAAATTTTATCACTATCTGGAACAAGCAGGATTCCGGGTAGAAGAGCGGCATGACAATCTCGGAGTGGGCCACACCCTGTTGATTTGCCAGAAAAATGACTAA
- a CDS encoding DcrB family lipoprotein has protein sequence MRNLVKYVGIGLLVMGLAACDNSDTKTPAQGASAESNATGQPVSLMDGKLSFSLPADMTDQSGKLGTQSNNMHVYSDATGQKAVIVIVGDDTSEDLGVLAKRLEDQQRSRDPQLQVVTNKTIELKGHNLQQLDSIISAKGQTAYSSVVLGKVDNKLLTLQITLPADDQQKAQTAAENIINTLVIQ, from the coding sequence ATGCGCAATCTGGTTAAATATGTCGGGATTGGCCTGCTGGTGATGGGGCTTGCTGCTTGTGACAACAGCGACACCAAAACGCCTGCTCAGGGTGCGTCTGCTGAAAGCAATGCCACGGGTCAGCCGGTCAGCCTGATGGATGGCAAACTCAGCTTCTCGCTGCCTGCGGATATGACCGATCAGAGCGGCAAGCTGGGCACCCAGTCGAATAACATGCACGTCTACTCCGATGCCACCGGGCAAAAAGCGGTGATTGTGATCGTCGGCGACGACACCAGCGAAGACCTGGGCGTGCTGGCGAAACGTCTGGAAGATCAGCAGCGCAGCCGCGACCCGCAGCTGCAGGTGGTCACCAACAAAACCATCGAGCTGAAAGGCCACAACCTGCAGCAGCTGGACAGCATCATCTCTGCCAAAGGCCAGACCGCCTACTCTTCCGTGGTGCTGGGAAAAGTGGACAACAAGCTGCTGACCCTGCAGATCACGCTGCCTGCTGACGATCAGCAGAAAGCGCAGACCGCCGCAGAGAACATCATCAATACCCTCGTGATTCAGTAA